A window from Onychostoma macrolepis isolate SWU-2019 chromosome 07, ASM1243209v1, whole genome shotgun sequence encodes these proteins:
- the LOC131544243 gene encoding E3 SUMO-protein ligase ZBED1-like: MAGITTDNASANKKAFQQDLTWVPCFGHNLHLAINKGLYIDRVSGSLSRLRKTVSAFSRSPKMLRQLKKKQKDLQLPEHRMIHDEPTRWDSAYKMVERFLEQQQAVCSVLADDRKKWHLMPKDSDITVLETVKEVLSPVSSFTDALSGEKHTTLSAVLPLSWKIFSTLTVEEGDNNLKRQLKDNIKEALRQRYENTHLQLILNTATFLDPRFKDSFVTLREEVKQNLMVSVNLLEAGGQSQQTSSPDDKQQPAKKTKSDLKRLLTSIQGGKKSEHGEGSSSREEGEGAETELKNEFSVYEKMPEISAEEDPLTWWRTHETTLPHLAQFAKKYLCIFASSSASECVFSTSGLICNARRARLTEVHVDMLVFLAQNLKVAK, encoded by the coding sequence ATGGCTGGTATCACCACTGATAATGCTTCAGCAAACAAGAAAGCATTTCAGCAAGACCTCACATGGGTCCCCTGCTTTGGGCATAACTTGCACCTAGCCATTAACAAGGGCCTGTATATAGACCGTGTGTCTGGATCACTGTCGAGGTTGAGAAAGACAGTGTCTGCCTTCAGCAGGTCACCGAAGATGTTGCGAcagctgaagaaaaaacaaaaagatttgCAACTGCCTGAACACAGAATGATCCATGATGAGCCCACACGCTGGGACTCAGCTTATAAAATGGTGGAGAGATTTCTAGAACAGCAGCAAGCTGTCTGTTCAGTTCTAGCTGATGATCGGAAGAAATGGCACCTCATGCCCAAAGATTCAGATATTACAGTTCTTGAGACTGTAAAAGAGGTATTGAGCCCTGTCAGCTCTTTCACGGATGCCCTTAGTGGTGAAAAACACACCACTCTCTCTGCAGTCCTGCCTCTGAGTTGGAAGATTTTCTCTACTTTGACAGTTGAGGAAGGTGACAACAACCTAAAACGTCAACTTAAAGACAACATCAAAGAAGCTCTCAGACAGAGATATGAGAACACACATCTGCAGCTGATATTAAACACAGCCACATTTCTTGACCCAAGGTTCAAGGACAGTTTTGTAACCTTAAGAGAGGAGGTTAAACAAAATCTTATGGTCAGTGTCAATTTGCTAGAAGCAGGGGGCCAAAGTCAGCAAACATCATCTCCAGATGACAAGCAGCAACcagcaaaaaaaactaaatcagaTCTGAAGAGACTGTTAACAAGCatacaggggggaaaaaagagtgAACATGGAGAGGGTTCATCATCCAGAGAAGAAGGTGAGGGTGCAGAAACGGAACTCAAAAATGAGTTCTCAGTATATGAAAAGATGCCTGAAATCAGTGCAGAAGAGGACCCACTCACATGGTGGAGGACACATGAGACAACTTTACCTCACCTTGCCCAGTTTGCTAAGAAGTATCTGTGCATCTTTGCTTCAAGTTCAGCTTCAGAGTGTGTATTTAGTACATCAGGGCTCATTTGCAATGCAAGAAGGGCACGACTTACAGAGGTGCACGTTGACATGCTGGTGTTCCTAGCTCAAAATCTGAAAGTTGCAAAATAA